From the Scylla paramamosain isolate STU-SP2022 chromosome 13, ASM3559412v1, whole genome shotgun sequence genome, the window tgtgtgtgtgtgtgtgtgtgtgtgtgtgtgtgtgtgtgtgtgtgtgtttgtgtgtgtgtgtgtgtgtgtgtgtgtgtgtgtgtgtgtgtgtgtccatggtACATGTCCACTTCTCCTCACAGAACCCGGGCATGCTGGACAGAATAATGCAGGACTACTTGAACCCTCTGAGAGAGTACGACTGGGTTGGCACCATCAGAAGGTTGCTGGACTCTGTCAGGAATTACGTGGTACCGGAGGGCAAGGAACCCAAGTCTGGACACGTGGTAAGTCCTGCATGCACACTTCACCAGGAGACGAGGGGGGTGGACGTGAGGTAAGACGGGACATGTAACataggcctgtattctgaaacactcctgcgccgcttccctgactactttcaaaagacccTAGTTAAAGTTAAACGTGtttttaaaaggtgtttttacagtttatGGATAGATttacaagatttcttcattattaacaggagaaacacacttgagaacacggttaatcatctgtggccttggaaaatagtcgtggtgagagaacaaagcatttctgaatacgggccatgATTGGATGCAGACTTGTATATAAAGGAGACACAGTATATCTTTAAGTGATTACTCGAGATACACTGGCTGTCACGGACCATttgggagggagtggtgggggaggagtaGTGGAGGGCCGGTGTGGCTGGGTGGTGGGTATTCCCAGTGTGTAGCATGAAACTAACGCGTAATTACCGACATTTTGGTACtggagtgtgtgttttggtactGGAGTGTGTGTCCTGCAGTGGGGTAGATGTAGTCGCTGTGGATGATGGATCAGCAAGTCCTGTTGTTGTGAGACTAACTGGTGATGATGTGAGGAACTTACCTAGCTGTAATGATATGGTTTAATAATACTTGATAATATTcattcacacaaacacaaccgACATTCAGAAGGGCTGAACCCAAAGTGTCTGTGTACTTAACCCAAGGCAGGAGGCCAGATGCTAACCATGTCGTGTGCTGAGGTGGTGTGGGTGTAACCGATGGTGTATAGTGAGGTGTAGTGACACATTATCTACTGGTGGGTGGCGGTGTCTGGCTGGTGGGTATGGCGGACCTGCAGCAGCCTGTGTTGGGACAGGCCACGAGGGAGGCATCACGTGGTGGCGTCCCGTGACAGTAATAACTAGAGTAACCAGTACCGTCCTGCTGGCCTCGGCCTGCCTTCTAAcccgagcagcagcagcagcctcaaTCCCTACTTTCTCCCGACAGGCCCAGGACCGAGCAGCCCTCGTGGTGCGCAGGATGCTTGCCCGAGCCGTCCACTACGTTGACTCCCTCTTGGCCTAGAACCGACCCCCTCAGCGCCCCGCGCCCAGCGTCCCGCGCGTCCCTTAGtttgcctcccctccctccctctcttagcTGTCTGTAGATCCCTTTGCACTGCTAAGCACCGCTTTACTGCTTCCTTGCCTCCTGGGTGCTGGCCATCCCACGCCTGCCCTCTACACCACGTCCCACTCAGCGCTGCGTCACGCgcgcctccttccttcttctctgtcGCTTACTACATCAATAACCTCATAACAGCACACTTATTTGTAGTAATTTATTTGTAAATAACGAAAATCACTGCTTCCACTGACATCCTGTGATGTGACACCACGACCTTGTCCACTAACAAGAGTGCCCGGCCAGCATGCAGCACAGCGGCACGCTCTCAGATGGTCCTCGCGCCTCATCACGCCTGCCTCACTTAACTCACGCCTGCATATGCAAACACCGCGCACAGAAAGCGGCACGTCTTCGGCTTTGCACAGCGCCGCGTGTTCACTTTCTGCGGTGACGCGCGCCCAACTCTCAGTGTGGTATGAGGGGCAACTTGTGgttataatggtggtggtggtggtggtggtggtagaggaagtGTTGACGCTCCCATTAACGCAAGCATGACCTGGCAGTTGCTGGACGTGCTCTCTCTCGCCGCGGCTCATCTCGACTCCCGGCTGGCCTCGCGCCCTTCCCGTGGCATGCAGGAGGAGGGCCGTTACTACAACTTAAACGAAAACGTGAGCCCCAGCCTGGCGGCCTACTCCTGGAATTACctaggcattctgtggctctACGCTGGCCTCAGCATCGTCGGCGCCCTCGTCCCGCTCTACAAGTACATCCCTGAGGAGGAGCTGCTCTACCCAGACTACGAAttcgaagaggaggaaaaggcggtGCCGGAGATGGGGATGGACATGGGGATGGACATGGGGATGGGGATGGACATGGGGATGGGGATGGACATGGGGATGGACATGGGGATGGAGATGGAGGACACCCCAGCGATGGGCGATGGCCAGAACTACTATGGCTATGACTATGACTACGGCGATGCCGAGGGAAGCGACATGTCTTCCAGCCAGCGACCTATGGCGGCCGACCAGAACAATGGAGAATATAATTACCAGGATTACAGCAGCACAGGTAACCCGGGATACACGAATGGTTACCCGCCTCCCAACTACTACGGGATCCAGTACTACCCGCCACCACGTAACTAACTGCACGGCGCGCGTCTCCCTCAGACACCCTCGCACACCAGGTTCCTGCAGGAGGGAGCTGTGACTTCTTCCCGCCACATAAGCTAAAAATTGCCTCGCTGTCTCCCACTCGCGGCGGGCATTGGGTGGCCTGGCGGGGGCGCGGGAGTTGTAAAAATCTATCTCGCCGAGTCTCGAGGTCACGGTGCTGGTCACTCGTGGCTCAGACATCGGATAGTTGTTATGTAGTTTGTgtattatttaattgttttccttgtcctcttgtTGATCTTGTTGACGTGTATCTCAGGACGTTGTggtcttattgttgttgttgttgttgttgttatcatgaTTGTATGTAATAAATATTTGAACAGACACTGAGACGATGAATGATAAACAcgaggaggaacacacacacacacacacacacacacacacacacacacacacacacacactcacacacactcacacttcgCCTGAGCTTCACATGAACCGTATGAGTCAGGCCGCCAGCATCCTCgcgtgtagtggtggtggccggcgaggaggaggaggaggaggaggagaggaaggaggaggaggaagagtgggacgcgaagggaggaaagagaagagaggagtgtTCGCCGCAGCGCGCAGTGACGGGTGTGGTAAATATTACACTAAACACAGAGAGCAGGTGGTGCCatccccgagagagagagagagagagagagagagagagagagagagagagagagagagagagagagagagagagagagagagagctggatgCAAAACATCGTTGTAGCTGCACCCCCGCCTTACCTCCCAGCGGAGACCTGCCGAGGGAACACCTGCTACACACACGCGGCGCTTTACCTCAACAGACAAAtttggaccgtattctgaaacacttctatgccgcacctccactgctttcaaaatGTTCTAATTGAAACTACAcgggtttttgagggtgttctagtgacagattaacacaatttttacattatcaaatggagaaacactcttgaaaacctggatAATAATCTTTgggacctttgaaaatagtcgtggtgagagagcaaagcgtttctcacCAGACAGATTAAGACGCGCGGCAAATGAGGAGACACCAACACATggtttctctttctcgtcccgcctcgcctcccctcccccccccggCCTCCTTGCCTCGTGTTTCCTTCCAGCCTCATGCACTCTTCCCCACACGCTTAACGGGAGGCGACCAGTGttccttcctgcctgtctgtgtctttcccctcctcacgcacacacacacacacacacacacacacacacacacaccattaccagaggaagtggtgtgtgtgcaAATAATATTCAtagattaagtaaaaaaaaaaaaaaagaaaaaaaaaaaaaagaatatatatatatatatatatatatatatatatatatatatatatatatatatatatatatatatatatatatatatatatatatatatatatatatatatatatatatatatatatatatatatatatatatatatatatagcttggTATCAAAAGACGGGAACCAAAttacgaagagaaggaggggaagaaggaggacgaggaggatggtaatgaggacgagaagaaaagtctctctctccctctctctctctctctctctctctctctctctctctctctctctctctctctctctctctctctctgtgtgtgtgtgtgtgtgtgtgtgtgtgtgtgtgtgtgttcattacgGCAGGCGACCAGACCGGACAGCACAACATTGCAATCTCATCTATGATTATTGCAATATCAAAAAATAGATGCAGCGCGTCCCATTCTACCCGCCCCTCTCAAATTACACGCTACAACAACACcaattgaaaaacaaaagacatacTGTTGCAATGACACGCGCATCATAACCTGCTAATGGAAATAACATCACTgtgtaatcctctctctctctctctctctctctctctctctctctctctctctctctgtgtgtgtgtgtgtgtgtgtgtgtgtgtgtgtgtgtgtgtgtgacaaggcctcctcctcctcctcctcctcctccctttattactacgtaactactactaatgcttttctctcttcctttccttcctctcctcctccttccagcacccacctctcttcctcctccctcctttcctcctcctcctcctcctcctcctcctcctccttctcttccacctcctcttcctcctcccctatccatctcaccaccactaccaccaccaccaccatcctctcctcctgctctacctcccctctctctctcttccaacaccactaccaccaccaccaccatcaccaccacctcctcctcctcctcctcctttttctatccATCTGTTCTAAAGTAAATGTATTGACGAGAAGTGCATTAATTATCAGGTCTGTTTGTGCTTATCTAGTGTTCTTTTATGTGTATCAGTAAGTGGTACCATCATCCTTCCTCATTATATTCACTCATGGTCTTTGTTTTCATGCATCAAAAGACTCTTCGTTAATTCCAAGTGTGGTTTCTCAACGCTTAAAtgatctttgttattattatttttgttggtgTCGTTTTCCTGCTGTTTGGGCATCAATTCTAGTTTTGGTGAAGTTATTTTGAATTATAATCAGTTCATCATAAGACTTCTTGCTAATTTCAAGTGTGGTTTCTGAGGGCTGAaataatttttgttgttattatttttcttgggGCGTTTTTTTCTGCTATTTGGGCAGAGATTTGAGTCAAGTTATTTTCAGTCATcacattcttcattcttccgtCTAAGTGCAGTGTAATTCCTCTCATTCAACACGTCAGATGCAAGGACGCGAGCACGAAAGATAagtctctccatcctccttggTCAGATTTGTATCAAGCAGCGTCTAGGTTTTTGAGTGAGATTCTTGCTTTCATCCCCGTCGCCTCAGTCTATATCCTGCAGCTCTCTCTATTCCCCATTTCCCTCCCAgtcccttctactttcttcccAGCCCCTTCTATTCCCTTCTCAGTCCCTCCTATTTCCCTCCTAGTCCCTTCTATTCCCCTCCCAGCCCCCACTCTAATCCCTTCTCGctcccttccatttccctcccAATCCTTTGCCTCCCCCTCGTCGTTCAAAGCCTTAAAGGGACTCTGGTCACAAAGTTTTAATTACTCTTTATTTTGAAAACTTTGTCTCAGTTCGTGATTCTGCGCCGCGTCTCATacaaaaggaagagtgaaggaaaggattgtGAATTGAAGCGTTATTATGATAGTATGCGGGACACGACGCTGGGATCTTGttacacactcacaaacacacacacacacacacacacactcacacacacacacacacacacacacacgcacacacacacacatgagcccACTAAGGAGGCAGGATGGTACAGGGACTTTCAGAACGCCTTACAACTAAGTTCCCGTCTTTGATATCAAGTTCCGGCGGGTCCCctgagtgggagagaggaggcagcGGTCTAACACGAGGATGTCGACGAGGGATGCCACCACTTCGCGCACCCACTCCAAATACTCTGTTCCTGTGGCTGGTCTTGGAGGTTGGCGGAGAGTGAAGCCCAGGGGAGCGGTCGATGCCTCCATGCCCCCCCTGCGGGATTTGATCGTGAACAGGAGAGGGCGACAGTCCTCGGTGCGGCAGCAGTATCCCGTGGTGCAGTGTGGCGTGTGTCAGGGTTCGAGACCCAGACGCAGCGCTGCGCCTCCAAGACCGCCCCTTCAAGGCCGCTAGAGGCATTTCCTCAGAGCGAGATTACTTTTAACTCATTTTTACTATTTGGAAAGAAACAGAGGCTATTAAGG encodes:
- the LOC135106604 gene encoding uncharacterized protein LOC135106604 yields the protein MARVGVLLFLVCALVSCVAAQKAPSTAVQNPGMLDRIMQDYLNPLREYDWVGTIRRLLDSVRNYVVPEGKEPKSGHVLLDVLSLAAAHLDSRLASRPSRGMQEEGRYYNLNENVSPSLAAYSWNYLGILWLYAGLSIVGALVPLYKYIPEEELLYPDYEFEEEEKAVPEMGMDMGMDMGMGMDMGMGMDMGMDMGMEMEDTPAMGDGQNYYGYDYDYGDAEGSDMSSSQRPMAADQNNGEYNYQDYSSTGNPGYTNGYPPPNYYGIQYYPPPRN